In the Helianthus annuus cultivar XRQ/B chromosome 11, HanXRQr2.0-SUNRISE, whole genome shotgun sequence genome, one interval contains:
- the LOC110933317 gene encoding uncharacterized protein LOC110933317 has translation MEKALERYGVTHCLSTAYHPQTNVQVENANWGVKRVLEKTVGKSPKDWSDKLDDALWAFRTAYKTPLGTTPFMIVYGKACHLPVELEHRALWALKTVNVDLTPAARRRYFQIHELEALRDAAYERSWNIKEKTKAVA, from the coding sequence ATGGAGAAGGCATTAGAGCGTTATGGAGTTACTCACTGTTTGTCCACTGCGTACCATCCACAAACAAACGTTCAAGTAGAGAATGCAAATTGGGGAGTGAAGAGAGTATTAGAGAAAACGGTAGGCAAGAGTCCTAAGGATTGGTCGGATAAACTTGATGATGCTTTGTGGGCATTTCGTACCGCCTACAAAACACCCTTAGGGACCACACCATTCATGATAGTCTATGGCAAAGCTTGCCATCTCCCGGTTGAATTAGAGCACCGAGCGCTTTGGGCTCTTAAAACCGTCAATGTTGATCTTACTCCCGCGGCTAGGAGGAGGTATTTCCAAATCCATGAGTTAGAGGCCCTTAGAGATGCGGCGTATGAGCGTTCTTGGAATATCAAGGAGAAAACGAAAGCGGTTGCATAA